The following DNA comes from Triticum aestivum cultivar Chinese Spring unplaced genomic scaffold, IWGSC CS RefSeq v2.1 scaffold3B_scf_1283, whole genome shotgun sequence.
TTTCAGTAGTTGGTATCTTCAACTCATATAAAAGTAGAAGATGCCAAATGAGATAATTTTATATTCATTTTGGTTTTAGCTAAAATCTGTATGCAGAATTCCAAAAGTAAACTTTATGATGGTTGTTGTGCAACTATATCATCTATTTTGTGCAACTGCAACTACTCCTGCATGCAAATCATGTTGCATGTTTGTGCAGCTATGTAATGAATTTTGAACCGAGGAACATGATGAATTTAGCCTATCTaaacaaaagaaatagaaaaatagtGAATTTAACAGATTATAATCATCCAAATAAGTAGTGCAACTATATTCAAGTGCATCTGCAAACTTAGAAAATGATATGCACGTGAACACATGAAGATGCCAACTACTGAACGGTTCTTGTGCAACTAAAAAAGTTGAAGATGCCAACTCGATCATGTGGCACTGTTGTGCAAGTATTAAAAATATTGGGGATGCCAACTCCTGATTGGTTCTTGTGCAACTAAAATAGTTGCAGATGCCAACTCATGTTATATTTTTGTGAGACTATTCAAAAAGTTGAGACTGCCAACTCCAAATGATTCTGGTGCAACTAAGAAAGTCGGGGATGCCAACTCGTATGATACTATTGTGCAACTATTTGACAAGTTGAGGATACCAACTCCTAATTGATTCTTGTGCAACTATAAAAGttcaggatgccaacacctagCTGGTTCTAGTGCAACTGTGTAAAAAATAATATCCCAGGTTTCTTTGTGTAGAAAAAAGAATCCTAATGCCATTTCATGTTACCTCGGCATGCTGCAGACGGTGTGCCAACTCCAGCTACAACTCGAACCTGCGTGGTCGCCTTCCGTTTCCGCCGTTTCACGAAGCGGAATGGGCCACCAACCTAAAGGATGCATGAAAAAAGTTACTTGTGTGTGTGCAAAAAAGGAAAATGCACCCACACTGCTTGCTCGATACCCCTGTTTTCGAGTCGAACGAATAGTCGATGAGTCGTAACTAGAAGTCGACTCAAACACCTCGACTAGTCAAGACTAGTCGATCGACACGGCATGACTCGTCGAATCAAAAATCTTGCACAATACTTACCTCATCATCCTTTGCCTCCCCATTGATATCAGCATGACGTGGCTGCCGCTTGGCGGGCTGTTTCGAGTTCCGCCAAGAAGAATTGTTTACATGCCCCTGCATAGAATAAAAGAAACACAAAACATGgtcaggaccccccccccccccaatagttattataattgcaaaacaaaactgcTACAAGGGTAAATGAAAAATTGATGAAATGGCAAACACACCTCCCCTCTACAACTATATAGCCCTTCCCTATACAACTGCATAAGTGTGGCTAAGCCAGCTAGGATATGTACTGTTTTGATTTGCAAACTCTTGTATGAATGCATACCCTTGTGACAACAGAGCACACATGAGTGTGCAATCAAAAGAACACACATACTGCTTGAACATGGTTTACACAGTGTATCCATCTGAATACCATCATTTGTGCAACTGGTTAGCCCTCACTATGCAACTTCATCAGTTGACTAGCCAACTGAGATTTGTATATGCGTGATCCAACTACATCTGCAGTTATGTGCAACTATGACAACAAACTAGCCAACTGGTTACTTATATGCATGCGACTTATGAGCACATGGATGCATTTTGAGAGGGTTGAGCAATAACATTAGAACTATCCTCTCGGTACTCTTATGTACTTCCCTCCTTCTATTCCAACTCAAATCGCcgccaaaaaatcaaaaaatcgaCATGCCGGATCAGACGGTTTGGCCGGGGGGCAATACGCCGGAATACCTCACCGAATCTGCATGATACAGAGGTAGTGGCGAAGGCAGGAACAATTTGTTGGTGTGGCGGAGCTTACGAGAGAAAAAACTATGTATAATACATACTACTTTGTGTTAGCATTTGCACATGAATGAGGATAACCCGTCATCAACTCATCATCTATATTAACCAGCAACCAGATCCCGGCACACAAGCAGATATCCATCGATCTAGAGTAGTGTGTTGGCTCAAATTTTCAAAGATGTACTAGTATATACGGTATTACTTTAGTCAATGCGGCAAGTTAGGTGTGGCGGTAGCTGGCTCCGCTACTGAACGGAGGTGAATCGCCATGAAACTCATATCCCCTAGAACACGCACGCTTGACTCACCCTGACGAAACAGGAACTCCCAACATCCACTGGAGGTGACCAGGTAGTCGCAGGCGACGCCTTCCGTGAAAGCAACCTCGTACTCGACGGACATCCACCGGAAACCCCAGAACCCCTCTCCGGCGAGCGAATAACGGGGGGCCCAAACCACGGCAGGGTAAAAAATGGTGAACCAGGAGATGTGAGGCAAATGGTGGGGCGACCGTACCTGCGCCGACGACGATAAGCGGATCCCCACCGCGGTCCTGCCCTTCACCTTCGGCTGCAGCCGCGGCTCGTACCCGCGCCGACGACGAGAAGCGGATCCCCACCGCGATCCCGCCTTCGCCTTCGGCTGCAGCCGCAGCCCGTACATGCAGCGACGACGAGAAGTGGATCCtcatcacggtcttgcccttcggcTGCAACGGCGGCGCTGGTTGCCTCTCTCCGCCGGATTTGGGGGAGAAATGGAACGAACGGGACAAGAACCGAGAAGAGAGGAAAATGGATGAGGGAAGGAGACAGAGGCGTGGCTCACCCTTCGTGCTTTCTAGTTTCTccatgacaagtggggcccgcgcCACGGATGCGTCCTGCGCGATGCAATCCGGTTGGACCAGGAGAGTGGCACTTGCAGGCCCAACCACATGCGTGTTCAATCGCTCCCGACCAGGTACCACTTGACTGCCGATGACATCACGATATAGGCTGATCGAGCGGCTCGCGTTCGGCCGCTCGTTTCGCCCAGCTGGTGCGTGCACTTTGAAGTTATTAGAAATTATCAATCACGTGTTTATATTGCCAACCGTGAGTATAGGAACATGTGCATTGTATGGTAGATTTAGTTACGGCGCGTTCGATGGTAGATTTGGTAGAGTTCCGCGAATTGATTTGGTAGTGACCCGTGCGTTGTATAGTTGATTTGGTACAGTAACACGTGCATAAGGATTTTCCAAGAATTGATTACCAAATATATTTGGCAACTCGATTTGGTAAGTATTGATGTGTTATGTACGGTTGTGTGTGTTATTTTGGCAATTGATTTCGTAGATTTGGTATATAATATGGCTATGCATGTTTTACTAAGTGTCAGTTACCGATTAAAAGTGGGAGAGGATCCGGCTAGCCCGATTTCTCGGTGATTTGTTGAATCAAGTCGTCGTCTCAAtgatttttttagagaaaagacgCAGCCGAGTTCGAGAAGGACTCGCACCttgcccgactttgaattaacaaagccatcaaccggccagaatACAACTGCAACATACAACTGAAAAGAGCAAATTGAAAACGGAAGGATACAAAGGCGCTGGAAAGCAGCTAACAAGGCCTCAAACGCTTCGCACAGGAAGGATATACAAAGAAACTAAGTGCTAAAAACGTCGAGGTCCTTTTTCGCAGCAGAGCCATAACAAGTAGCATGCCGACACTGGAGTAGAAATGAGTAAGCATCGACATGGCGTGCCATCACCAAACACTAAGGACCCTAGCGCAAACCCTTCATCCAAATCCGTATCCAAAGGAGGCCACAACCTCCTCGCCTGGATCGCAAGGCGCCGCACCGTCGGAAGACCGGAATGATGGATGAATGCCACCGGAGTATCACTTAGAGAGGGTTAGCGCACACCTGATGCGTCGTCTTGGCACTCCGAGAGCAAGCAGAGGCCACACTGCATACGGCGAGGCCACGTCGGAGGAAAAGCACGTGCTTGGACGAACTAGAGCACACCAGCTGCAGCCGCCAACAAACCCAATAGTGCCCAGCACCACAGAGCTCCCgaggcggcgccttcaagaaggaaacgacaCAGAGCGCCGCCGCCACAAACCGCAGTTAGGGTTTTCACCCGGAAGGCTCTGGGCATGGAAGAGGTGGAGCAGACATGACCGACGTCTCCATGAAGTACTACGGCACCCTCGGGCGGTGTCGTCGCCGCGGCCGGCCGAAGCCGACCAGGGATTTCTCCCGGTCCGGATCCCCACCACCAGCTCCCACCGCAGCCCGGACGAAGGCCGACTAGCACGCCAGCGCGACACCAATCTGGagggtaggtgagggagtcctggattaaggggtccttggacagacggactatatactttggccggactgttggactatgaagatacaagattgaagacttcgtcccgtgttcggatgggactctccttcgcgtggaaggcaagcttggcaattcagatatgtaggtctccttctctgtaaccgactctgtgcaaccctagccccctccagtgtctatataaaccggagggtttcatctgtaggacaacaacaatcataatcatagggtagattctaggatttagcctctacgatctcgtggtagatcaactcttgtaatactcatatcatcaagatcaatcaagcaggaagtagggtattacctccatcaagagggcccgaacctgggtaaaacatcgtgtcccctgcctcctgttaccattagccttaggcgaacagtttgggaccccctacccgagatccgccggttttgacaccgacattggtgctttcattgatagttccactgtgtcgtcgcggtaaggcttgatggccccttcaatcatcttcaatgacgcggtccagggggaggttttccttcccggacagatcttcgtattcggcggcttcgtactacgggccaactcgcttggccatctggagcagatcgatagctacgcccctagccatcaggtcaggtttggaagcttgaactatactgccgacatccgcggagacttgatcttcgacggattcgagcccatgtcaggtgcgtcaaacggtcacgacgggcatgactttgatctgccatcggacagtattcgggagatcgtgcctgcggcggcgcggggaatcaacccggagcagatcgtgccttccgaggacgggtggatggacaccgccacggaggccacgcactcatcggcgttggagccgaacactgatcccacctcctgtgagggtggtgtcatcggaccctcggactcgtctccggctacaggatccaaaccgcgtacgtccgtgcctatcgaatctgactgggcaccggtcatggagttcaccgctgcggatatttttcagcattcgcccttgagtgatgtgctaaactcattaaggtctctttccttgtagagagattcttggccgaactatgtccggctcgagtgggaagcgggcgacgaagaacttcgttccccacccaccacccacttaatagccattgtcgatgacttaaccgacgtgcttgacttcaactccaaagacatcgacggtatggacgacgatgcaggagaagaataggaaccactgcctatagggcgttggacagccacctcatcatatgatatatatatggtggacacccccaaagaaagcaatggcaatgaggcaacggaCGATAACCCCATGgcgaagcaatctaagcaccggcgtcataggcgccactccaagccccgccatagcaaaaataacgataccggcacaagagataacaatccagatggtgccgaagacgaaaacaatccttcccagccaggcttcaagcagaccgagcaagaggatgggcaagctagccctaaggaacatgcaacagatggagaatcagaggatgataattatatgcctctctccgaagacgaagtgagccttggcgacgaagaaatcatcatgcctgaggatcccgtcgagcaggagcgcttcaagcgccagcttatagccactgcaaaaagcctaaaTAAAAAGCAGCAACACctccaagatgatcaagatctgctaactgatagatggactgaggtcttggctgccgaggaatacggactcaagcGCCTTACCAAAAGTCACtaaaagcgcaggttgctaccttaACTCAAGGAGGAggcgttaaagcccacactaccagcgcatgatgcggctgatcagccaccccgtggccgcgacaaagcggCATACCAgcctgaagtccagcccgcaccccggcgCCAAACAAACAGTAACACTAATGCCCGGGGCTCCACACATGACATGCGAGACAAATGGAAAagcaaagcaggacagtcaagatcgatctacggatcatgggggcgagCCCCAACGCGTGACGAGGACCGTCACGTCGAATACACTAGCAAATCCGGCCGGGACAAATATAAtgaagcccggcacagaggcgccgcacatcccctatgcttcactgatgaagtaatggatcatgaattcccagaagggtttaaatccgtgaacattgaatcatgcgatggtaccacagaccccgtgatgtctactacacaaccttcttcttgtagacgttgatgggcctgcaagtgcaaaggtttgtaggacagtagcaaatttccctcaagtggatgacctaaggtttatcaatccaaaggaggcgtaggatgaagatggtctctctcaaacaaccctgcaaccaaataacaaagagtctgttgtgtccccaacacacccaatacaatggtaaattgtataggtgcactagttcggcgaagagatggtgatacaagtgcaatatggatggtagatataggtttttgtaatctgaaataataaaaacagcaaggtagcgagcgataaaagtgagcgtaaacggtattgcaatggtaggaaacaaggcctagggttcatactttcactagtgcaagttctctcaacaataattacatagatagatcatataacaatctctcaacatgcaacaaagagtcactccaaagacactaatagcggagaacaaacgtagagattatggtagggtacgaaaccacctcaaagttattctttcggatcaatctatgcaagagttcgtactagaataacaccttaagacacaaatcaaccaaaaccctaatgtcacctagatactccattgtcacctcaagtatccgtgggcatgattatacgatatgcatcacacaatctcagatttatccaaccaacacaaagtacttcaaagagtgccccaaagtttctaccggggaatcaagaacgtgtgccaacccctatgcataggttcatgggcggaacccgcaagttggtcaccaaaatatacatccagaggcacatgatatcccattgtcaccacagataaacacgacaagacatacatcaagtgttctcataaaagactcaatccgataagataacttcaaaggggaaactcaattcatcacaagagagtagagggggagaaacatcataagatccaactacaatagcaaagctcgggatacatcaagatcgtgccatagagggaacacgagagacaaaagatcaaacacatagctactggtacataccctcagccccgagggtgaactactccctcctcgtcatggagagcgccgggatgatgaagatggccaccggtgatgggttccccctccggcagggggcTCGAACAGGCTCTCGATGGGTTTTTGGGGGCTTCAGAGGCTTGCGGCGCCGGatctcccgatctatcttgatattcgatagtTTTAGGATATGTAGGGTAATATAGGCTAAATAAGTCTGTCGTGTGGTGTTCGAggggtccacaagacaggggggcgcgccctgtaggggggggggcgcccccctatctcctgggctcctcgagggtcttctgacttgatctccaagcctccaggatgatattcttctaaaaaatcacgatgccgaaggtttcattccgtttggactccgtttgatattccttttcttcgaaatactgaaacaggcaataaaacatcaatatgggttgggcctccggttaataggttagtcccaaaagtaatataaaagtgtataataaagcccgtaatcattcaaaacagataataaaatagcatgaatgcttcataaattatagatacgttggagatgtatcagcatccccaagcttaattcctactcgtcctcgagtaggtaaatgataaagaaagaatttatgaagtgcgaatgctagaaggtgcacaagtttgatcaatgataatttcaatcacctttactagcatcattatatgtcataacag
Coding sequences within:
- the LOC123172052 gene encoding uncharacterized protein is translated as MYGLRLQPKAKAGSRWGSASRRRRGYEPRLQPKVKGRTAVGIRLSSSAQGHVNNSSWRNSKQPAKRQPRHADINGEAKDDEVGGPFRFVKRRKRKATTQVRVVAGVGTPSAACRGFTGYGGG